The Caproicibacterium lactatifermentans genome contains a region encoding:
- the pyrE gene encoding orotate phosphoribosyltransferase: MLTEQKEQFIRFMMDADVLRFGDFVTKSGRNTPYFVNTGNYRTGAQAAGLGRFYAGMVHDSGCRFDAMFGPAYKGIPLVTACAGALYTQYGEDKPYFFNRKEAKDHGEGGCLVGYQPKDGDHVIIIEDVITAGTAVRETIPVLRSAADVSCSDMFISVNRCEVGQHPGKTAVMEVQEEFGITVHSLVTVRDIREWLGKHGEYDALLPKMDRYMQKYCI; this comes from the coding sequence ATGCTGACAGAGCAGAAAGAACAGTTTATCCGGTTTATGATGGATGCAGATGTACTGCGTTTTGGCGACTTTGTAACCAAAAGCGGCCGCAATACCCCGTACTTTGTCAATACCGGAAATTACCGCACCGGCGCACAGGCGGCGGGGCTGGGCCGTTTTTATGCCGGTATGGTACATGACAGCGGCTGCCGCTTTGACGCGATGTTTGGGCCGGCTTATAAGGGAATCCCACTGGTAACTGCCTGCGCGGGTGCACTGTACACCCAGTACGGAGAGGACAAGCCCTACTTCTTTAACCGCAAAGAGGCAAAGGACCACGGCGAGGGCGGTTGTTTGGTCGGCTATCAGCCGAAGGATGGCGACCACGTCATTATTATTGAGGACGTCATTACCGCGGGCACTGCTGTACGTGAAACCATACCTGTGCTGCGCTCGGCGGCAGATGTTTCCTGCAGTGATATGTTTATCTCCGTTAACCGCTGCGAAGTGGGACAGCACCCCGGCAAAACAGCAGTTATGGAAGTACAGGAAGAGTTCGGCATTACGGTGCACTCCTTAGTCACCGTGCGGGATATTCGCGAATGGCTGGGCAAGCACGGCGAATATGATGCACTTCTGCCAAAAATGGATAGGTATATGCAGAAATATTGTATCTAA
- a CDS encoding ABC transporter ATP-binding protein — protein MKLIFKYLGHYKGWCLLDFLSVFGFALTELGIPTLMAKMIDGGVMKNDTGYIHKMWLTILIISFIGVTGIILLGYCCARISSNVTADMRSDVFARAQSFSDTEFGKFGVSSMITRTNNDAFQVQMFLNMLLRTALMTPVMLVASYVMILYASVKLSLIVAATIPIIVLGVVIVARLSKPISEKQQDSQDGMNRITRENLTGIRVVRAFTNDKYEEKRFAGENEQYASCSKKMFLLMQLTQPAFFLIMNIASVLIYWRGAQLLGIGQLQIGQLTAFVVYLFHAMMSTMLFCTVFMMYPRAAVSAHRIQQVLDTVPLVRDPVGGLQMQKPVRDLTFDHVTFVYPDGDEPVLQDVSFSVRVGQTIAFVGSTGSGKSTLVNLIPRFYDVTGGSIQINGTDIREYSLSSLRGAMGFIPQKAFLFHGTIADNIRFGKEDASKEEVEHAAKVAQAYDFIMEKPGGFDETIEENSVNTSGGQRQRLSIARAVVRQPQIYVFDDSFSALDFRTDANLRRALHSETQNAIVAIVAQRVSTILDADCIVVLNEGKVVGMGTHQQLLRTCPIYYEIAASQLTEAELQESAGEGGNAE, from the coding sequence ATGAAACTGATTTTTAAGTACCTCGGACACTACAAAGGGTGGTGCTTGCTGGACTTCCTCTCGGTTTTCGGCTTTGCGCTGACCGAGCTGGGAATACCGACACTGATGGCAAAGATGATTGACGGCGGTGTGATGAAAAATGATACAGGCTATATTCATAAAATGTGGCTGACCATTCTTATCATTTCGTTCATTGGTGTGACAGGAATCATTTTGCTCGGGTACTGCTGCGCACGCATTTCTTCCAATGTGACGGCGGATATGCGCAGTGACGTATTTGCGCGGGCCCAAAGCTTTTCCGATACCGAGTTTGGCAAGTTCGGCGTTTCCTCTATGATTACACGGACCAACAACGATGCCTTTCAGGTGCAGATGTTTTTGAATATGCTTTTGCGTACAGCACTGATGACGCCGGTTATGTTAGTGGCCAGTTATGTTATGATTCTGTACGCGTCAGTGAAGCTTTCTCTGATTGTGGCGGCGACTATTCCAATTATTGTGCTGGGCGTGGTCATTGTTGCGCGGCTGTCGAAGCCCATCAGCGAAAAACAGCAGGATTCCCAGGATGGAATGAACCGCATTACTCGTGAAAATTTGACTGGCATTCGTGTAGTGCGTGCCTTTACCAATGATAAATATGAGGAAAAACGCTTTGCGGGTGAAAATGAGCAGTACGCTAGTTGCTCCAAAAAAATGTTTCTGCTGATGCAGCTGACACAGCCGGCATTTTTTCTGATAATGAATATTGCAAGCGTGCTCATCTACTGGCGCGGCGCGCAGCTTTTGGGAATCGGCCAGCTGCAAATTGGCCAGCTGACCGCATTTGTGGTTTATTTGTTCCATGCCATGATGTCCACTATGCTGTTCTGCACTGTCTTTATGATGTACCCGCGTGCAGCCGTCAGTGCTCACCGGATTCAGCAGGTGCTGGACACTGTTCCGCTGGTGCGGGACCCGGTGGGTGGCCTGCAGATGCAAAAGCCGGTACGGGACCTCACCTTTGACCATGTGACCTTTGTGTATCCGGACGGCGACGAGCCGGTTTTGCAGGATGTTTCCTTTTCGGTGCGGGTGGGACAGACCATTGCCTTTGTTGGCAGTACCGGTTCCGGAAAGAGCACGCTGGTGAACCTGATTCCCCGCTTTTATGACGTGACCGGCGGCAGCATTCAGATAAACGGCACGGATATTCGTGAGTACAGTCTCAGCTCCCTGCGCGGCGCTATGGGCTTTATTCCGCAGAAAGCATTTCTGTTTCATGGAACCATTGCCGACAATATCCGTTTCGGAAAAGAGGATGCAAGCAAAGAAGAAGTGGAGCACGCGGCGAAAGTCGCGCAGGCGTATGATTTTATTATGGAAAAGCCGGGCGGTTTTGACGAAACCATTGAGGAGAACTCAGTCAATACCTCCGGCGGACAGCGTCAGCGGCTTTCCATTGCGCGTGCTGTTGTGCGCCAACCGCAGATTTATGTGTTTGATGACTCTTTTTCTGCGCTGGATTTTCGCACGGATGCAAATCTGCGCCGGGCACTGCACAGTGAAACCCAGAACGCGATTGTTGCCATTGTGGCACAGCGGGTGTCTACTATTTTGGATGCAGACTGTATTGTTGTGCTGAATGAGGGCAAAGTTGTGGGCATGGGCACACATCAGCAGCTGCTGCGTACTTGCCCTATTTATTATGAGATTGCCGCCTCACAGTTGACGGAAGCCGAGCTGCAGGAAAGTGCTGGGGAAGGGGGCAATGCAGAATGA
- a CDS encoding ABC transporter ATP-binding protein, with amino-acid sequence MKKRKKQGKSTLSQLRPYFAPHKWGFLMSALMVIAQSVCLAIMPSVEGRITTQLAADVTDMAKHISGAGIHYQAILHIILILVIIFIIKTIVGALSMISVTHATQGTMQTLRDALQKKIHTLPVSYFDEHPYGDVLSRITNDVDTISNACQMTLLDIVGGILSVALALVMMYRIQPVMAAVGTLIIPLALLITWVVVRCSQKQFRQQQDAVGQLNGRVTELYTGYHEILLYNKQKSAEQDFRKVNHHLQHYVFRAQFLSSTMSPLILLVTYLIIGSTAALGCNYVLAGGLTLGALQAFINYIWQLNDPLSRISQMSGQIQSAFAAAGRVTDFLAQPNEVPEADPPAELGKVHGQISFQHVSFSYGEREIIHDLSFTAQPGQMVAIVGPTGAGKTTLINLLLRFYDVGSGRILLDGRDIRSFRRDDLRSAFGMVLQDTWLFSGSVADNLRYGKLNARRDEVVSAAKAANVHHFIRTLPNGYDMRVNEEGSNISQGEKQLLTIARALLRDPPILILDEATSSVDTRLEKCLQDAMQNLLRGRTSFVIAHRLSTIRSADLILVLQDGRIVEQGTHQSLMEKGGFYARLYNAQFVQTE; translated from the coding sequence ATGAAAAAGCGGAAAAAACAAGGGAAAAGTACTCTTAGTCAGCTGCGGCCGTACTTTGCGCCTCACAAATGGGGATTTTTGATGAGTGCGCTGATGGTCATTGCCCAAAGCGTCTGTTTGGCGATAATGCCGTCAGTGGAAGGCCGGATTACGACCCAGCTTGCCGCGGACGTGACAGACATGGCAAAGCACATTTCCGGCGCAGGCATTCACTATCAAGCGATACTGCATATCATTTTAATACTCGTTATCATCTTTATCATCAAGACGATTGTCGGGGCGCTGTCCATGATTAGTGTGACACATGCCACACAGGGCACCATGCAGACACTGCGCGATGCCCTGCAGAAAAAAATCCATACTCTGCCGGTCAGCTACTTCGATGAACACCCCTATGGCGATGTTTTGAGCCGTATTACCAACGATGTGGATACCATCAGCAACGCCTGCCAAATGACACTGCTTGACATTGTCGGCGGGATATTGTCCGTGGCGCTGGCGCTGGTCATGATGTACCGGATTCAGCCTGTTATGGCGGCCGTCGGTACGCTGATTATTCCGCTGGCACTCCTGATTACTTGGGTGGTTGTCCGGTGCAGCCAAAAACAGTTCCGCCAGCAGCAGGACGCAGTGGGACAGCTAAACGGCCGTGTAACGGAATTATACACAGGGTATCATGAAATATTATTATACAATAAGCAAAAATCAGCGGAGCAGGATTTCCGCAAGGTAAACCATCACCTGCAGCACTATGTGTTCCGTGCGCAGTTTTTGTCCTCTACCATGTCGCCACTTATTTTGCTGGTGACATATTTGATAATCGGCAGCACGGCGGCCCTCGGCTGCAATTATGTGCTGGCCGGTGGGCTGACACTGGGTGCACTGCAGGCGTTTATCAACTATATCTGGCAGCTGAATGACCCGCTTTCACGAATTTCACAGATGTCCGGACAAATACAGTCAGCTTTTGCCGCGGCCGGCCGTGTAACGGACTTTTTGGCACAGCCTAATGAGGTTCCGGAGGCAGACCCACCGGCGGAACTGGGAAAGGTGCATGGTCAAATATCGTTTCAGCATGTAAGTTTTAGTTATGGAGAGCGGGAAATCATTCACGACCTCAGCTTTACGGCTCAGCCCGGGCAAATGGTAGCCATTGTTGGGCCTACGGGTGCAGGCAAAACCACACTTATCAACCTGTTGCTGCGTTTTTACGATGTAGGCAGCGGCCGCATTCTGCTGGATGGCCGGGATATCCGTTCCTTCCGCCGGGATGACCTGCGTTCTGCTTTTGGCATGGTGCTGCAGGATACATGGCTGTTTTCCGGCAGCGTTGCGGACAACCTGCGCTATGGAAAATTGAACGCCCGCCGGGATGAAGTTGTTTCGGCGGCAAAGGCCGCTAATGTGCACCACTTTATCCGTACCCTGCCGAATGGCTACGATATGCGGGTGAACGAGGAGGGCAGCAACATTTCACAGGGTGAAAAGCAGCTGCTGACCATTGCGCGGGCACTGCTGAGGGACCCGCCCATACTTATTTTAGATGAAGCAACTTCCAGTGTGGACACACGGCTGGAAAAGTGCCTGCAGGACGCCATGCAGAATTTGCTGCGCGGACGCACTAGCTTTGTTATTGCACATCGGCTTTCTACCATTCGCAGCGCGGACCTTATTTTGGTACTGCAGGACGGACGCATTGTGGAACAGGGAACACATCAGTCGCTTATGGAAAAAGGCGGCTTTTATGCCCGTTTGTACAATGCACAGTTTGTACAGACAGAATAG
- the lepB gene encoding signal peptidase I, giving the protein MQKTTQTNLQPAKARPTTIQLKQELQREQHKSRYHKLLRSTIYILLAVAAAAVLIATLVLTVLQVTGTSMEPTLQNGQIVVAVKNAKFQKGNIVAFYYNNKILLKRVIAKAGDTVIIQKDGTVLVNGKALNEPYLKEKSQGKCDIQFPYQVPDGKIFVLGDHRATSVDSRSSSIGCIENEFIVGKVVFRVWPLPQIGMVGN; this is encoded by the coding sequence ATGCAGAAAACAACACAAACAAACCTGCAGCCAGCCAAAGCACGGCCGACAACCATACAACTGAAGCAGGAACTTCAGCGGGAACAACACAAAAGCCGGTATCATAAACTACTGCGCAGTACCATTTACATACTGCTGGCTGTTGCGGCGGCCGCAGTGTTGATTGCAACATTGGTCCTGACTGTGCTGCAGGTAACAGGCACAAGTATGGAGCCAACACTGCAAAATGGCCAAATCGTTGTGGCAGTCAAAAATGCAAAGTTTCAAAAGGGAAACATCGTTGCATTTTATTACAATAACAAAATCCTGCTGAAACGAGTGATTGCGAAGGCAGGCGATACGGTCATTATTCAGAAGGACGGCACTGTGCTGGTAAACGGCAAAGCTCTGAACGAACCTTACCTAAAGGAAAAGAGCCAAGGGAAATGTGACATCCAATTTCCCTATCAGGTGCCGGACGGCAAGATTTTTGTTCTGGGTGACCACCGTGCAACTTCCGTAGACAGCCGTTCTTCTTCCATAGGCTGTATTGAAAATGAGTTTATTGTTGGCAAGGTAGTCTTTCGCGTTTGGCCGCTTCCGCAAATAGGGATGGTTGGAAATTAA
- a CDS encoding GHKL domain-containing protein encodes MPDQILPATLLEILVLQLFVLLLCLYRDWRAVMTGIMAACYVLPGNVLCSMLYYYGSIVGKNPDYTSAAFAFTVQIVVHAVFLLLLILFCRKQYLSVIEDSRIHWGGICLSLALYYVVVCTMMVWPTNFYKYPQKGVPILLMLAAMIFTYFFVFNLVSAVKQSEKLKHNNELLEAYAAALKREVEHEKKSKIEMAILRHDMRHSANLVFSYLENGDTDKIRGMLQQYVQRLDHTVVANYCKNTAVNGVLTAAAEFAEKKKVQFQCRADVPKQLQVNEFELLTVLLNLLENAVNAAANVKEPEKRFVYVLMHPAKDKTILEITNSYAGTVTFSHETGLPESTRGEGHGYGLRSVQAFSRKSHATFDCEAEEGIFTVRMLLPL; translated from the coding sequence TTGCCGGACCAGATTCTGCCGGCTACCCTGCTGGAAATTTTGGTCCTGCAGCTGTTTGTCCTGCTGCTCTGCCTTTACCGCGATTGGCGTGCGGTAATGACGGGTATCATGGCGGCATGTTATGTGCTGCCTGGAAATGTCCTGTGTTCCATGCTGTATTACTATGGAAGTATTGTCGGAAAGAACCCCGACTATACCAGCGCTGCCTTTGCTTTTACCGTGCAGATTGTAGTGCACGCTGTGTTCCTGCTCCTTCTCATTTTGTTTTGCAGGAAGCAATATCTTTCTGTCATAGAAGACAGTAGAATACATTGGGGCGGTATTTGCCTGTCCCTGGCATTGTATTATGTGGTAGTCTGCACCATGATGGTTTGGCCTACAAATTTTTACAAGTATCCGCAGAAAGGTGTCCCTATTTTACTGATGCTCGCCGCGATGATATTTACTTATTTCTTCGTTTTTAATTTAGTTTCTGCAGTTAAGCAAAGCGAGAAACTGAAACATAACAATGAGTTGCTGGAGGCCTATGCGGCTGCGTTAAAGCGAGAAGTGGAACATGAAAAAAAGTCCAAAATAGAGATGGCTATTCTCCGCCACGATATGCGCCACAGCGCAAACCTGGTTTTTTCTTATTTAGAAAACGGCGATACGGACAAAATACGCGGGATGCTACAGCAATATGTACAGCGGCTGGACCACACGGTTGTTGCAAACTACTGCAAAAATACAGCTGTCAACGGTGTGCTGACCGCTGCTGCCGAATTCGCAGAGAAAAAGAAGGTACAGTTTCAGTGCCGGGCAGATGTACCAAAGCAGCTGCAGGTAAATGAATTTGAACTTTTGACAGTTTTGCTCAATTTGCTGGAAAACGCCGTTAATGCAGCTGCCAATGTGAAAGAACCGGAAAAGCGTTTTGTCTATGTTCTGATGCACCCAGCTAAAGATAAGACAATCCTCGAAATCACCAATTCCTATGCGGGGACCGTTACATTTTCCCACGAAACTGGTCTGCCAGAATCCACGCGGGGAGAGGGACACGGTTATGGTCTGCGCAGTGTACAGGCATTTTCCAGGAAAAGCCACGCTACGTTTGATTGTGAGGCTGAAGAAGGAATTTTTACTGTTCGTATGCTGCTGCCTTTGTGA
- a CDS encoding SpaA isopeptide-forming pilin-related protein — protein MEKENPLLQAEVTKAVSGNDIPVHIMATADTEQDSTVFCFTPDAVNAELSDTYQFDAKNEVKVAAADKTTILDLHRVTESGKPVTYWFALEKGKSVKVDLSWTAKAAADQSTTQQVKLYAASAADLKAAKEAIQAKQSSGTAETADGSVSQPLALNWEPEAVSSEGTSSQVSSSKAASSEVSSSEATSAQVSSSEAASSEVPSSGASSSQASSSKTASSQTESKVVRQKLTASVYTDSKRTQAVSDGTSITVEGDLPQGTTAVAYPVQVSMEKANVLAAYDITLLDSTGKEFEPASPVKVYINTPRLKKAAGPVDIYHVQTGTADKSESTAAVKATVTQDKAASTRTAAKVAGAVLVQQQGTVQFSASSFSIYVVTSETISVGDTSALSAVSTLDVLACSGRSGQHRSALSTVSTLDSTAMGVTLQMFDYNSPANIGGGGYNGTTGSITQGLLSNKVGENGFPTCVNNGYSLSNWFTKGGSGTSYSNDANHLFLQSEYDKTHYLYYDGSQNFASFDKASGNFKVYNQLGTPNGDPRFFFQRGNFMPFNTLNIGNVRNHNRYVRNHNRYDYLGHELPTSDARYNENLYGFNESNNYFFGMYMEANFAQPKNGLVNGSPMRFEFTGDDDMWVYIDGKLVLDLGGIHDAQSGYIDFSTGEVGFSTTSQIGGNYKENITSIKDMFKAANDNMTASTFDNYSTHKIQVFYMERGAGASNLRIKFNMPSVPKGKLSISKQVEGDADTNATYPMKLFVDGKVQANAAYTLNGDSTPYKTDENGVFQLKTRQTAVFDGIDDSAKYYVQELNSADYAVTFNGAKAVLQKDNTTAQSGDYTFDSDGSFVAVTNKVKTSGFMLHKVSKDSKTSLSGAQFTLYKNDKADGTGSWRAYLGADKTGVYTVDGSGQVNITNLPSGAYKLIETKAPAGYSALGEPVTFKVDARTGSITPVNSWPTDVSFENSTMTVKDEKGYVLPEAGGAGTGKFFGGGLLLMGAALCTWYLKKQYAKGSCR, from the coding sequence ATGGAAAAAGAAAATCCACTGCTGCAGGCGGAAGTTACCAAGGCGGTTTCCGGCAATGATATTCCGGTACATATTATGGCAACGGCGGATACCGAACAGGACTCCACTGTATTTTGCTTTACACCGGACGCTGTCAATGCGGAGCTGTCGGATACGTATCAGTTCGATGCCAAGAATGAAGTAAAAGTGGCGGCAGCCGATAAGACCACCATCCTCGATTTGCACCGTGTTACGGAAAGCGGCAAACCGGTTACCTACTGGTTTGCACTGGAGAAAGGCAAATCCGTAAAAGTAGACCTCAGCTGGACTGCAAAGGCTGCGGCGGACCAGAGCACAACACAGCAGGTAAAACTGTATGCCGCTTCCGCAGCAGACCTAAAAGCCGCAAAAGAGGCAATACAGGCAAAGCAGTCTTCCGGCACAGCGGAAACCGCCGATGGTTCTGTCAGCCAGCCGCTTGCGCTGAACTGGGAACCAGAAGCAGTTTCCTCTGAGGGAACATCCTCACAGGTGTCTTCTTCCAAAGCAGCTTCCTCTGAAGTGTCTTCTTCCGAGGCAACCTCTGCACAGGTGTCTTCTTCTGAAGCGGCTTCCTCTGAAGTGCCTTCTTCCGGAGCATCCTCCTCACAGGCGTCTTCTTCCAAAACAGCTTCTTCACAGACAGAATCTAAGGTGGTTAGACAAAAGCTTACCGCTTCCGTGTATACAGACAGCAAACGCACACAGGCAGTCAGCGACGGCACTTCCATTACAGTAGAGGGAGACCTGCCGCAGGGGACTACCGCAGTGGCTTACCCGGTACAGGTCAGCATGGAAAAGGCAAACGTGCTGGCGGCGTATGATATTACCCTGCTGGACAGCACCGGAAAAGAATTTGAACCGGCCAGCCCGGTGAAGGTGTACATCAACACACCGCGGCTGAAAAAGGCCGCCGGTCCGGTGGACATTTATCATGTACAGACCGGTACAGCCGATAAAAGTGAAAGCACTGCGGCTGTCAAAGCCACCGTCACGCAGGACAAAGCTGCCAGCACCAGAACCGCCGCAAAGGTCGCGGGCGCGGTGCTGGTGCAGCAGCAGGGCACGGTACAGTTCAGTGCCAGCAGTTTCTCCATTTACGTTGTGACATCGGAAACGATTTCGGTCGGCGACACAAGTGCGCTGTCTGCGGTGTCGACTTTGGACGTGCTGGCGTGCAGCGGAAGGTCCGGGCAGCACCGGAGTGCGCTGTCTACGGTGTCGACTTTGGACAGCACTGCTATGGGCGTAACGCTGCAGATGTTTGACTATAACAGCCCGGCGAACATTGGCGGCGGCGGATATAACGGAACAACCGGTTCCATTACACAGGGGCTGTTGTCCAACAAGGTTGGTGAGAATGGGTTCCCAACCTGTGTGAATAATGGTTATAGCCTTTCTAACTGGTTCACCAAGGGCGGCAGCGGTACTTCCTATTCGAACGATGCTAACCATCTGTTCCTGCAAAGCGAGTATGACAAGACTCACTACCTTTACTATGATGGTTCGCAGAACTTTGCCTCCTTCGACAAGGCCAGCGGCAACTTTAAGGTTTACAACCAGCTGGGCACGCCAAATGGTGATCCCCGGTTTTTCTTTCAGCGCGGCAACTTCATGCCGTTCAATACGCTGAATATAGGAAACGTTCGGAACCATAACCGGTATGTTCGGAACCATAACCGGTATGACTATTTAGGTCATGAACTGCCTACGAGCGATGCCCGCTATAATGAAAATCTTTATGGCTTTAACGAGAGTAATAACTACTTCTTTGGCATGTATATGGAAGCCAATTTTGCGCAGCCGAAGAACGGGCTGGTAAACGGCAGTCCCATGCGGTTCGAGTTTACCGGTGATGACGATATGTGGGTGTATATTGACGGCAAACTGGTGCTGGATTTGGGCGGTATTCATGATGCACAGAGCGGTTATATCGACTTCAGCACCGGTGAAGTTGGCTTTTCAACAACGTCTCAAATCGGAGGAAATTACAAAGAGAACATAACTTCTATTAAAGACATGTTCAAGGCGGCCAACGACAATATGACCGCCAGCACGTTCGATAACTATTCAACGCATAAGATTCAAGTGTTCTATATGGAACGCGGCGCCGGTGCTTCCAATCTGCGCATTAAGTTCAATATGCCATCTGTCCCGAAAGGCAAGCTGAGCATTTCCAAACAGGTGGAAGGTGACGCGGATACGAATGCCACCTATCCAATGAAGCTCTTTGTTGACGGCAAGGTACAGGCAAATGCAGCCTATACTTTGAACGGTGACAGCACCCCATATAAAACGGATGAAAACGGAGTCTTTCAGTTGAAGACCCGCCAGACGGCTGTGTTTGACGGCATTGATGACAGTGCGAAGTATTATGTACAGGAACTGAACAGCGCCGATTACGCTGTTACTTTCAATGGTGCTAAGGCGGTGCTCCAAAAAGACAACACGACCGCACAAAGCGGTGATTATACGTTCGATTCCGATGGTTCCTTCGTGGCTGTTACCAACAAGGTGAAGACATCCGGGTTCATGCTGCATAAAGTGAGCAAGGACAGCAAGACTTCTCTGTCAGGTGCACAGTTTACGCTGTATAAAAACGATAAAGCAGACGGAACCGGCAGCTGGAGAGCTTATCTGGGCGCCGACAAGACCGGCGTCTATACCGTAGATGGGAGCGGGCAGGTGAACATTACAAACCTGCCCAGCGGGGCATACAAACTGATAGAAACCAAGGCGCCAGCTGGCTACAGTGCATTGGGCGAACCCGTTACTTTCAAGGTAGATGCCCGGACGGGAAGCATTACACCGGTGAACAGCTGGCCCACAGATGTTTCCTTTGAGAATAGCACCATGACTGTAAAAGATGAAAAAGGGTATGTCCTGCCGGAGGCAGGCGGAGCTGGCACAGGAAAATTCTTCGGAGGCGGTCTATTGCTGATGGGTGCGGCCCTGTGTACATGGTACCTCAAAAAACAGTACGCAAAAGGAAGCTGCCGATAA
- a CDS encoding LytR/AlgR family response regulator transcription factor — MLWIAVCDNDSWDLNQLVKVTNAYFSKHPEREGVVTAFSDAVELDSQLQSDTLYDIYVVDILMPSISGIRLGRKIRSVQKNAPIIYTTSSEEFALDAYQNQALRYLLKPVSPEELFSALDMACMLLEKEKAHFILINGRDGKESVDKESIIVVENVARSALYTLSNGQTISSVCNRGSFDRAVAPLSSDPAFLKPHKSFWVNMRFIRTVQRDSLVLDNNREIPISRNRFADVNRRYLRFLAHDGEEF; from the coding sequence ATGCTGTGGATTGCGGTATGTGATAATGACAGTTGGGACCTTAATCAACTGGTAAAAGTGACGAATGCCTATTTTTCAAAGCACCCGGAACGCGAAGGTGTAGTCACGGCATTTTCGGATGCAGTGGAACTGGATTCCCAACTGCAATCCGATACGCTTTATGATATTTACGTTGTGGATATTCTAATGCCGAGCATCAGCGGCATCCGCCTGGGCAGGAAAATTCGCAGCGTACAAAAAAATGCCCCCATTATTTATACAACTTCTTCCGAAGAGTTCGCGCTGGATGCCTATCAGAATCAGGCACTGCGTTATCTGCTGAAGCCTGTTTCGCCAGAAGAGCTTTTTTCAGCGCTGGATATGGCTTGTATGCTGCTGGAAAAAGAAAAGGCGCATTTCATCCTAATTAACGGTCGTGACGGAAAAGAAAGCGTAGATAAGGAATCTATTATTGTAGTAGAAAATGTGGCGCGCTCGGCATTATATACCTTGAGCAATGGACAGACCATTTCCAGTGTCTGCAACCGCGGCAGCTTTGATCGGGCGGTTGCACCGCTTTCCAGTGACCCGGCTTTTTTAAAGCCGCACAAGTCTTTTTGGGTAAACATGCGGTTTATCCGTACCGTGCAGCGTGACAGCCTAGTTTTGGACAATAACCGGGAGATTCCCATCAGCCGCAACCGCTTTGCCGACGTCAACCGGAGATACCTGCGGTTTTTAGCACATGATGGGGAGGAATTCTAA
- a CDS encoding dipeptide epimerase: MKITDIRTSEFSVPLRTPFKTALRTVSKIHDVLVTVTTNDGRRAFGEAPPSAPITGETIGSIRCAVEDFIRPALLGRDLDDFDNTMQVLHTALLHNTSAKAAVDMALYDLRAQKLGVPLYRLLGGSKSELETDLTISVNRPEQMAADSLTAVQRGFHILKIKVGLEPQLDLQRLTSVRRAVGPDITIRVDANQGWTPAQAVRLIRSMEDAGLGLELIEQPVPAQDIEGMAFVRRNVSTPLLADESVFSPRDALAVLQAGAADFLNLKLMKTGGIYGALQICSLAETFGVPCMVGCMLESSLAVSAAAHLAAGKRIVTRVDLDGPGLCSICPYTGGPQFLENHIVMNETPGLGIQPDWIPPLS; encoded by the coding sequence ATGAAAATTACAGACATTCGCACTTCCGAATTTTCGGTGCCGCTGCGCACGCCCTTTAAGACTGCCCTGCGCACTGTAAGCAAGATTCATGACGTATTGGTCACTGTCACTACGAACGACGGCCGCCGCGCCTTCGGTGAAGCACCACCCAGCGCGCCTATCACCGGCGAAACCATCGGCTCCATTCGCTGTGCCGTGGAGGATTTTATTCGTCCAGCACTGCTGGGACGTGACCTTGACGACTTTGATAACACCATGCAAGTCCTGCACACGGCACTGCTGCACAACACCAGTGCCAAAGCTGCCGTGGACATGGCGCTGTACGACCTGCGCGCACAAAAACTTGGTGTGCCACTGTATCGGCTGCTCGGCGGCAGCAAAAGTGAACTGGAAACTGACCTGACCATCAGCGTGAACCGCCCCGAACAAATGGCTGCCGACAGCCTGACTGCTGTGCAGCGCGGCTTCCATATTCTAAAAATCAAGGTAGGGCTGGAACCACAGCTGGACCTACAGCGTCTGACCTCCGTTCGCCGTGCGGTCGGTCCGGACATCACCATTCGTGTGGACGCAAATCAGGGCTGGACTCCGGCACAGGCTGTCCGCCTTATCCGCAGCATGGAAGACGCCGGTCTTGGTCTGGAACTAATCGAACAGCCCGTTCCCGCACAGGACATAGAAGGTATGGCCTTTGTGCGCCGAAATGTTTCCACCCCGCTGCTGGCAGACGAAAGCGTCTTTTCACCACGGGACGCCCTGGCGGTGCTGCAGGCAGGTGCAGCCGACTTTTTGAACCTGAAGCTGATGAAAACCGGCGGCATTTACGGCGCTTTGCAAATTTGCTCCCTCGCCGAAACCTTTGGTGTGCCCTGCATGGTGGGCTGTATGCTGGAAAGCAGCCTTGCCGTCAGCGCGGCCGCTCATCTGGCCGCGGGCAAACGCATTGTTACCCGTGTGGACTTAGACGGTCCCGGCTTGTGCAGCATCTGCCCCTACACCGGCGGCCCACAGTTTTTGGAAAACCACATTGTGATGAATGAAACGCCCGGTCTTGGCATTCAGCCGGATTGGATACCGCCGCTGTCATAA